ATCTCGCCCTTGTCGCCGATGGTCTTGCTGTTCTTCTTGAGCTCGGCGATGATCGCGCCGACGCCCTTCTCAACGCCCTTCTTGAGCTGCAGCGGGTTCGCGCCGCTCGTGACGTTGCGGAAGCCCTCATGCACGATGGCCTGCGCGAGGACGGTCGCGGTGGTGGTGCCGTCGCCAGCCACGTCGTTCGTCTTGGTGGCGGCTTCCTTGAGAAGCTGCGCGCCCATGTTCTCGAACGGGTCCTGGAGCTCGATCTCCTTGGCGATGGTCACGCCATCGTTGGTGATCGTCGGCGGGCCGAACTTCTTGTCCAGCACGACGTTGCGGCCCTTGGGGCCGAGGGTGATCTTGACGGCATCGGCCAGGGCGTCCACGCCTCGCTTGAGGGCGCGACGGGCTTCCTCGCTGTAGTTGAGCTGCTTGGCAGCCATGCTTCCTCCAGCTATCAGGTGTCAGCAGTCAGCGTTCAGCGGATGGCACTCGCTCGATGGAGCGGGGCACTGTTGGCTGAAGGCTGTCGGCTGACAGCTTCGACGATTAGGACAGGATGCCGAGGATGTCGCGCTCGCTCAGGATGAGCAGGTCGTCATTCTCGTGCTTGAACTCGGTGCCGGCGTACTTGGCGAAGAGCACCTTGTCGCCAGCCTTCAGCTCCAGCGCAACCTTGTCGCCGTTGTCCAGCACGCGGCCCGGCCCGACGGCCAGCACCTCACCCTGCTGCGGCTTCTCCTTGGCGGTGTCCGGCAGAACGATACCGCTCTTCGTCACCTCTTCGCGGGCCAGAGGCTTGACCACCACGCGGTCGCCCAGCGGCCGCAACCCAACAGCCATGCTGCAACCTCCCTCAGAATCCCAGTGTGTCGGTCCGGACCGCGCCCGGCGGCCGGCCGCTACTCCCACCGGTTAGCACTCCGTCACCCTGAGTGCTAACCGAGCCTCAGTGTACCGGGATTTTCGGCGCGATGCAAGCACTCTCTCCCCGAGAGTGCTAATGCCGTCACGTTGCCAGCATCCCTGGACGGCCAGCACCCCACCCGCTAGACTAGAACATATGAGCGAGCGATACGCAGCGTTCCTGCGCGGCATCAACCTCGGCAAGCGGAAGGCCACGAAAGAGCAGTTGGCCGCGATCTTCGGCGGCCTCGGCTTCACCAACGTCAAGACGCTGATCGCCAGCGGCAACGTGGTCTTCGATGTCGGTGGCGGCGATCGGGACGGCGGTGAAGCCGCGCTGATCGAGCGGATCGAGGCCGGCCTCAAGGACGGCCTCGGCTTTTCGGTAGACACGATGCTCCGAACCCGGGCTGCTGTCGAGGCGATGCTCGACGCCGACCCGTTCGCCGGCGTCGAGGTGACCAAGCAGACCCGCCGGTACGTCACGCTGCTGGCGAAGCCAACCGCCAGCACCCTGACGCTCCCCCACAACCACATGGATGGCGCCCTGCGGATCCTCTCGCGCACGGACCGCGAGGTCTACAGCGTGGTGACGCTCCGCGACGGGCGCGGCAGCGTCGATCTGATGGGCCTCCTCGAGAAGGAGTACGGGAAGCAGGTCACCACCCGCAACTGGAACACGATCCAGAAGCTGCGGGGTTTGTGAGCTGTCAGCTGTCAGCCGCCAGCCGCTTGCCGCCAGCCGGCAAGCGGCAAGCAAATCCTCGTCAGTGCGGAACCGCGGCAACCTCTGTCATCCTGAATCTCTGTCATCCTGAGCTTGCGAAGGATCTCACCCACTGACCGTCAACCATCGCGTCAGCGGGTGAGGTTCTTCGCTACACTCGCAAGCTCGTTTCGCTCAGAATGACAAATGCAGTCCGACTGCTCACCGCCTACCCGGCCAGCGCCTGCTTCGCGAGCTTCATGTCGATGCCGGTGTCCCAGTTCGGCTCGGCCTGGGTCACCCCGAGGCGGACGTACATCTTCGCCTGATCCTGCACGTCCTTCATGAACTCGTCGTTCGGGGCATCCAGGAGGTAGTTGCGGCGGGCCCAGGTCAGGTCAGCCACTTCCGGCTTGTACTGGTTCTCTTCCGTGAAGATCTTGAGCGCGTCCGGCCGGTTCTCCTTCACCCAGCCGAGCGCCCTGTTGTAGACCTTCAAGAAGCGGACCACCGTCTCCGGGTACTTCTCGATGAACTCCGTGCGCCCGAAGAGGGTGACGTAGTTCGGGTAGAAGTCGCCGCCATCCTGGATCATCCGGGCCTGCTTCTCGGCCTCCACGCTGGCGTAGAACGGATCCCAGGTCACCCAGGCGTCGATGGAGCCGGTCAGCAGCGCCGAGCGCCCCTCGTTGTTCTCGATGGTGATGATCTCGACGTCGGTGTCCTTCAGGCCGACCCGCTCCAGGGCCCGCAGCGGGAACGCGTACGCCTTGCCGAGCGGCGTCGCGATCTTCTTGCCCTTGAGGTCTTCGACCTTCTGGATCGGGCTGTCCGGCGTGACCAGGATCGCGTGGGTCTTCGGGCTGCGCTCGGTCAGCGCCACGACTCTGATCGGGCGGCCAGCGGCGATGGTCGGGATCGGCGGGCCGCCCATGCCCAGGTCGAGCGAGCCGCCTGTCAGGGCCTCGTACATCGGGGCCGGCGAGAGCAGCTTCTGGAACTGGACATTGACGTTGTTCGCCTTGAACTCCTCTTCGAGGAGCTTCTGCCGCTGCATCACCCAGATCGCCACGTACGGCGGCTGGAACCCGAGCCGAATAGCGGGTGGCGTGCTGCCGGAGCCCGCGGCAGGAGCCGCCGTCGGCTTCGCCGGCTCGGCCGGCTTGGCCGGGGCGCTCGCGGACGGGGCGCATGCCGCCAGCAGCGCCATTCCGCTTCCCAGCCCCAGCACCAGCAGTTGACGGCGTGTCACGGCACGCCTCATCAGGGTAGACATCGACAACCTCCCCACAGGTGACTCAGACGGCGTGCGCCGCTCCCGCATGGCTCAGGTCAAACTCGGCAAGGATCTCGCGACGGTAGGCCGCGAACTGCTCTGTGCCCCGATCTCGCGGGTACGGCAGATCGATCTCCACAACCCGTCTGACGCGGCCCGGGCGCGGCGTCATCACGACCACCCGCTGCCCGAGATCGATCGCCTCCTCGATGTCGTGCGTCACCAGGATCGCCGTCGTCCGCTGGGCCAGCCAGATGTCCTGAAAGGCGTCCTGCAAGCGCATCCGGGTGAAGGCGTCGAGCGCCCCGAACGGCTCGTCCAGCAGCAGCACGCCCGGACTTGGAGCGAGCGCCCGTGCGATGGCCGCCCGCTGGGCCATCCCGCCCGACAGCTGATGCGGGTACGCCTGCTCGAAGCCGGCCAACCCGACCAGCTGGATCAACTCGCCGATGCGCTGCTTGCGTTCAGCGCCAGCGGTCCGCAGCCCGAACCCGACGTTCTCCCAGAGGTTCAGCCAGGGAAACAGGCGCGGCTCTTGAAAGATGATCCCGCGCGTCAGATCCGGGCCGTGCACCGGCTGGCCGTCCGCGAGGATCTCGCCGCTGTAGTCGGTGTCCAGTCCAGCGACGGCACGCAGGAGCGTGGACTTGCCACAGCCGGACGGCCCCACCAGCGAGATCAGCTCGCCCGGCGCAATGGTCAGATGCACGTCTTCGAGCGCGATCACGTCGCCAACCGCCCCCTCGAAGACGCGGCCCACGTCGGTCATGGTCAGGCCGATGCTCACGCCTCAGCCCCCCGCATAGGTGTCGCGCCAGCGCAGGAAGCGCGCCTCCAGCAGCCGCACGAAGGTGTCCACGAACTTGCCGACCAGCGAGAAGAGGATGATGCCGCCCACGATCACGTCGATCCGGACGAACTCCCGCCCCTCGACCAGCATGAAGCCGAGACCACGTGTCGCCCCCATCAGCTCGGCCACCACCAGCGCCAGCCACGCCACGCCCAGGCCGTAACGGATGCCCGTGAAGACGGCCGGCAGCGCGGCCGGGACGATCACCCGCCGCAGCATCTCGGCGCCCGACAGACCGTAGACCCGCCCGACCTCGATCAGTTTGCGATCCACGTTGCGGATGCCGGCGAACGTGTTGATGTAGAGCGGGAAGAAGGCGGCCAACCCGACCAGCGTGATCTTTGGGGCTTCGTCGAGGCCGAGCCAGATGATCAGCAGCGGCGCCATTGCCAGGAACGGCACCGTCCGCAGCATCTGGACCGAGGTATCCAGCGTCCGCTCGGCCCCGCGCGACAGCCCGACCCACGAGCCGAGCAGCAGGCCCAGCCCGCCGCCCAGCACGAAGCCCACCACCCAGCGCGTGACGCTGGCCTGGACGTGCTTGACGAGGACGCCGTTGAGCGTCATCTCCCAGAGCGTGCTGACGACCGCCGATGGCGGCGGCAACAGGTACGGCTTGATCGCGCCTGACACCGACGCGAGGTACCACGCCACGATGATGACGACCGGCAAGATGAAGCCGGTCAGGCAGTAGGCCGCCCGTCGCGCCAGCAGCGCCGACGGGCTGGCCGGCTGACGCCGGGTGCTGCGGGCCGGCGCGGCGACGTCCGTGCGAACGGCCATCCGGTTAGGCCCTCGCGCCAGAGAGCAGCTTCGGCATCACCTCGGCGCCGAGCAGCTCCAGCGAGCGCATCGAGTGGGCGTGATCCATGCCGGCCGCGTAGAGCTGGCACATGATCTCGTCGTAGCCGTACTCATCCTGCCAGGCTGCAAGCTGCTCGCGGACCTGGTCCGGCGTGCCGACGACGAAGTGCATCCGCTCAGCCAGATCCTCGTACTCGTCGGAGTCCGTCCGGCCGTCCCAGTCCACACCGCAGTCGTACTTGGCGTACCGCTCGAACGTCTTGCGGGTCTGCTCTTTGGCCTCGTGCTCGGTCTCGGCGACGTAGACGAAGCGGAGCATCGAGACGAAGCTCGGGCGACCGTTGGCGGCGTCGCGGTACCGCCGGATCAGCGCCTTGTGCCCGTCGCTGGCCCCCACCCGCGGTATCAGCAGGCCGTAGCCACGGTCGCCGGCCATCTCGACGGTGGACTGGCTCGCGGCAACCCAGATCAGGTTGTGCGCCTTCTGCCGCGGGCGTGGATTGATCTGGACATCGTGGTAGCGATACCAGGAGCCGTCGTAGTCGATGCTCGACTGTGCCAGCCCCTGCTGGATCACGTCGATGATCTCGAGGGTGCGGGCGCTCTTCTCCTCGATAGGCAGCCCGAACTTGACAAACTCCTCGGGCTTCATGCGCGCGCCCGAGCCGACGCCCAGCCGCACGCGACCGTTCGAGAGCACGTCCAGCAACGCCGCGTCCTCGGCCAGCCGCAGCGGGTGGTAGTACGGCGCTTCGATGACGGCCGTCCCCAGCCCGAGCTGCGACGTCTTCGCGCCGATCCAGGTCAGGTATGTCAGCGGCGACGGGAGCCGGCCGTAGACCGTGAAATGGTGCTC
This region of Chloroflexota bacterium genomic DNA includes:
- a CDS encoding ABC transporter ATP-binding protein, whose amino-acid sequence is MTDVGRVFEGAVGDVIALEDVHLTIAPGELISLVGPSGCGKSTLLRAVAGLDTDYSGEILADGQPVHGPDLTRGIIFQEPRLFPWLNLWENVGFGLRTAGAERKQRIGELIQLVGLAGFEQAYPHQLSGGMAQRAAIARALAPSPGVLLLDEPFGALDAFTRMRLQDAFQDIWLAQRTTAILVTHDIEEAIDLGQRVVVMTPRPGRVRRVVEIDLPYPRDRGTEQFAAYRREILAEFDLSHAGAAHAV
- a CDS encoding aliphatic sulfonate ABC transporter substrate-binding protein, with translation MSTLMRRAVTRRQLLVLGLGSGMALLAACAPSASAPAKPAEPAKPTAAPAAGSGSTPPAIRLGFQPPYVAIWVMQRQKLLEEEFKANNVNVQFQKLLSPAPMYEALTGGSLDLGMGGPPIPTIAAGRPIRVVALTERSPKTHAILVTPDSPIQKVEDLKGKKIATPLGKAYAFPLRALERVGLKDTDVEIITIENNEGRSALLTGSIDAWVTWDPFYASVEAEKQARMIQDGGDFYPNYVTLFGRTEFIEKYPETVVRFLKVYNRALGWVKENRPDALKIFTEENQYKPEVADLTWARRNYLLDAPNDEFMKDVQDQAKMYVRLGVTQAEPNWDTGIDMKLAKQALAG
- a CDS encoding ABC transporter permease subunit, which gives rise to MAVRTDVAAPARSTRRQPASPSALLARRAAYCLTGFILPVVIIVAWYLASVSGAIKPYLLPPPSAVVSTLWEMTLNGVLVKHVQASVTRWVVGFVLGGGLGLLLGSWVGLSRGAERTLDTSVQMLRTVPFLAMAPLLIIWLGLDEAPKITLVGLAAFFPLYINTFAGIRNVDRKLIEVGRVYGLSGAEMLRRVIVPAALPAVFTGIRYGLGVAWLALVVAELMGATRGLGFMLVEGREFVRIDVIVGGIILFSLVGKFVDTFVRLLEARFLRWRDTYAGG
- a CDS encoding DUF1697 domain-containing protein; translated protein: MSERYAAFLRGINLGKRKATKEQLAAIFGGLGFTNVKTLIASGNVVFDVGGGDRDGGEAALIERIEAGLKDGLGFSVDTMLRTRAAVEAMLDADPFAGVEVTKQTRRYVTLLAKPTASTLTLPHNHMDGALRILSRTDREVYSVVTLRDGRGSVDLMGLLEKEYGKQVTTRNWNTIQKLRGL
- the groES gene encoding co-chaperone GroES, yielding MAVGLRPLGDRVVVKPLAREEVTKSGIVLPDTAKEKPQQGEVLAVGPGRVLDNGDKVALELKAGDKVLFAKYAGTEFKHENDDLLILSERDILGILS